Genomic DNA from Solanum dulcamara chromosome 4, daSolDulc1.2, whole genome shotgun sequence:
aataatttcagcatatcttttgattgtaaatattttaagaacatTGTTTCATGTAGAAATCATACTCatagataaaaattaattttgccgGTTAAAATCATATCCCCTGTAATGTGACgttattatgtataaaaatcatgtctataagattctaacaaatatttattgtattattcCATTTTGAGGCCATGTCtacatttttaataaattttcatttcatttagaaaccatatctatagtattttaataaatcttcagCATGTTATTAACTAACTCATATTAATAGGATTTATAAATActattagttaataactaaaattatcaagcatgCCTTCTTTATTACAATCGCCTTTGTAATTAACATTGCCttcatatattaaaataatgaaatttatcgTCTATCTTattcaagttttatattttacaatatCTACGTCTGATTATATGCACACACATAATTATTATGACCTTCACAacttatctgtgttttcaagcatgctaattaattaatctagaggcttatttgagattttatgtgctaactgcttgtcctatctgttttgtttgacgatgggTCTAATTAGGACgcctatattttctttggtctaaaacctaccctaatagtatatccaatgcctcttggacatTAAGTTGGGTCGATAGACACGCTTTAGGAcgttagttattatttattttagatcgctttaggattataataataaataaacttaagaggggtaggggtaattaggcccttcggaaatgatggaagttgacccgagcagaaaaatgacaaaaactttatatattttgtcttccgattaatgagccggcgctgatccgaagaaaaataagaatgtagataattttatttcctgtcgacttttaaatatttttgtttgtatttggggaagtttaatattttaaaactcaatgatTTTTCGCATCTTTAATCTTATTAGAGATTTCACCCAAATTAGATTTAcaacatattatatattcatatatctacacttgtctattatcttattcatttttttttctttctattgtggctacaaataaaataaccaTTTGCTAATACTAGacatttattttaccataaattaagtaagttaattatttaaatgattttaaaatatacatttgtatttttatatattttaagtatattatttattatttatttacacaataaatatattattattaaatttgggtcattcatatataagatgtatatatatgacataccttatattttcactatatttttttaatttaataaaacctttcttcttaatatttctaaaacaaaacaaaaatgaataaatatccctaatcatttttctaaaactaaatttaaggactatctttggataggctctgagggatgcctaataccttcccctcgagtaactaaaacccttatttagaatctcacaggtttcgcaaatcaaaacagagtttacatttacaatggttttcctaatattttccttaaaattaggtggcgactctaaacaaACAATTTCAAAATCAGAGGCATAACCACTTTTATGTTGCGAACTATTTTGACCCGCTCGAAAATAGGGTGCGTCATCCAACATTAGGGATTATTTGTCCTTGAGCTTTATTTATCGTCACTGCAAAGTATAGACGTATTGGAAATTGCTTGCGAATAAATTTGAATGGATGTCCTTCATTCTCAGGCGGTGATAGTTTGATTCTTGGTATAAACATCTGCTTTGTTGTAAATTGTCCCGTTGTTATTTCGGCGTGTATGACATTGTTGTCAAAACCTCTACAAATCAATCGTGTCCCATTGCATAATCCATTTGATGGGTCCAGATTCCGCAGCATCATAATAGgtgc
This window encodes:
- the LOC129884274 gene encoding uncharacterized protein LOC129884274 — protein: MAKTHTIETVDRSFRDIMDNSIPFGGKIMAFGGDFRQVLLVVPKSTRAETVDAGWKQRRNNNTRQFNTTASTNAGPTKWLVLKKNAPIMMLRNLDPSNGLCNGTRLICRGFDNNVIHAEITTGQFTTKQMFIPRIKLSPPENEGHPFKFIRKQFPIRLYFAVTINKAQGQIIPNVG